TTAAACTAATTCAATGAAAAAGAGAGCTGTCACAAATGTGATGGCTCTCTTTTCATATACTCTGAATTTTACACGACTACGCTTTTTTACTTTGTTGGTACTGCTTTGCTGTAATCGATTTGACTTTTAGTGTTTTTAAATTCATTTGATAATATTTTTTATCTTTTTCATTCATGTAGAATAACTCATTTTTTTTAGTAAAGGCCTGCGTTGCGATATGGAAACTCTTATATTTTTCACTTTTTGCAACAGGATATTCCGCTTTTACCCAGCTATGAGTTGCAGCGATTTGCTTATCCGTTAACATGAAGTACTTGTAGCGCACTTCATCTGCTTTGTTGCCGATAGGATCATTCCACGTTGGATCAATGTGGTACCATTCCTTGTCAACCTTCGCTAAAATCCATGCATGGCGCTCATTATTTGAGTAACCCTTCACATATTTCGCTTCGATTTTTAGTTCTTCAAACATTTTTAACATTAACAATGCGTAAGCCTGACAAACACCTTTCTTTTCCGTTAGTAACGTGTACGTAATGTACTGGCTGTTTTTTGTTTTGCTTGAATAGCTACTATTTAACACGATGTAGTCATGGACTGCTTTAATTTTATCGATTTGCGTTGCATTTTTCTTAATGATTTTTGGAAGAATTTTTTTTACTTCAGCTGTTACATGATCTTCTTTTTTCTTGTCTGTTAAATATATTATTTTAAACGTTAATGTACCCGAAGTGCCCGTGTACGTCATCGCTAACTGCCATTTTGAAATATTTTCATACACATACTGTTCATTTTTTTGAATGTGATTTAACGCATTTTGTACAACCGTTTTAATTTTTGAGAAATCTCCCTCATACGTTAATATAAAATCCGTATTAAAGTTGCTTAGCTGCTGGAAAATATCGTTTGTTAACGTTTTCTCTGTTGAAACACTATTGGCACTTGTTGGGGCCGATCCCGTTGTTGGCAACATACTGAAAAGTAATACCACTATTAAAAATGAAGTAAATAATTTTTGCATTTTAAGTACCTCCCTAATTTTGCACTGAACTTATCCGATTGATGTTTATATACTATTAACATCATACTCAACCTATGTTGAAAACCTTTTAAAAATTTTTGGTTATATAATAAAAAGACTCGTTGAAATGATTATTTCACCATTTAAACGAGTCCTTTTTGTTATTTTTTTATCACTCAACTATTAACTGTTTCAACTGCCTTCTAAGTAGCTTATTAGACCCATTACGAGGCATATTATTGATAAAATGAATTTTTTTAGGTATTTTATAGTTCGCTAGATTCATTTTACAGAAATCGATTAATTGTTGTTCTGAAACTTTTCCTTTCAACACGACAAAACCAATTGGCACTTGTCCCCATTTAGCATCATCAATACCGCATACACCTGCTTCCTTCACCGCTTCATGAGCTAGTAACACATTTTCTATTTCAGCAGGGTAAATATTCTCGCCACCCGAAATGATTAAATCACTGCGACGGTCGACCACGTATAAAAAGCCTTGCTTATCTAAATAACCGATATCTCCCGTGTGTAGCCAGCCGTCTCTAGTCGTTGGCTTGTCTTTAAATTTGCCGACATAGCGTGGTGTCACATGTGGACCGCGCACTAGAATTTCACCAATTCCCTCTACATTAGGCTCATCAATGCGTACCTGATTGAAAAAGAGCGGCTTTCCTGCTGAGCCCACTTTACGAAAAGCATCTTCACTCGTTAAGGTTGTTGTTTGGGAAGAAGTTTCGGTCATTCCGTATGTTTGTGCTACGCATAATTGAAGCGCCTGGGCACGGTGTAAATACGCAGCAGGAACAGGTCCACCACCTGCAAGCATCGTTGTAAAGTTTTTATGTGCGGTTAAATTTGCCTCTTCCATTTGCGTTAAAATATTTTCTAACGTCACCGCAACGACCGACATTTTCGTCACGGAGCCTGATGCAATTTCTGCTGCACATCGTTTTGCATCAAATTTTTCATATAAACGAATTTTCATACCATATAATAAAGAGCGTACAATAATTGAAAAACCACTTATATGAAAAATTGGGACCGTACACAGCCACGAATCCTGTTCAGATAGCCCTAAGTTTAGCGCTGAACTTACCGCACTCGCGCTATGATTTCCAACTGTTTGACACACCCCTTTTGGGAAACCCGTTGTACCTGATGTATACATAATCGTTAATGCGAAATCATCGTCCCATTCTGAAGCAATTTCATATGCTTTTGGCTCTCTATCCGAAAGCGCTGAAAATAACAACATCCGGTCATCTGGTGCTAATTTTCCAAACTCAGAATCCGCAACTAAAATCATATCCACTTCAGCATCGGCAATTTGATAGCTCAGTTCCTGTTTAGATAAACGACCATTTAATAGCACCATTTCGCACTGCGCTTGCATACATGCATACAGTACTTCAATTAATGCCGGTGTAGAGGGCGCTAAAATTGCGACACGTTTTCCTGTTAACTCATAGGCATTTAATTGATAAGCACGTATCACGGATTTCTCGTATAACTCATGGAATGTCCACTGTTCATCATGAAAACTAACCGCTATACGATTTGGCGTTAAATATGCACGTTGTTTGATCCAGTTCGGTTGCATACAAATTCCTCCTTTAAATCCACTAAAAAAAGAGCACACAAATGTATGCTCTTTTCTTGATTGTTAACAACAAATCAAGGGAAACGTGGGAATTGACCGAAGTCAGGTTGACGTTTCTCTTTGAATGCGTCACGACCTTCTTTTGCTTCATCTGTTGTGTAGTAAAGAAGTGTTGCGTCACCAGCAAGCTGTTGAATACCAGCTAAACCGTCTGTATCTGCGTTCATCGCAGCTTTTAAGAAACGTAACGCTGTTGGAGACATTTGTAACATCTCTTCACACCATTGTACTGTTTCGTCTTCAAGCTGAGCGTAAGGAACAACCGTGTTTACTAAGCCCATATCAAGTGCTTCTTGCGCGTCGTATTGACGGCATAAGTACCAGATTTCACGTGCTTTTTTGTGACCTACGATACGAGCTAAGTAGCCTGAACCGTAACCAGCGTCGAATGAACCAACTTTAGGTCCAGTTTGACCGAAGCGAGCATTGTCAGCAGCAATTGTTAAGTCACATACTACGTGTAATACGTGGCCGCCACCGATTGCATAGCCTGCAACCATTGCTACTACTGGCTTAGGAATTTTACGGATTAATGTTTGTAAATCTAATACATTTAAACGAGGAATGTTGTCGTCGCCTACATAGCCGCCGTTACCGCGAACTTTTTGGTCGCCGCCTGAGCAGAATGCATGCTCGCCTTCACCTGTTAAAATAATTACGCCAATGCGCTCATCATCACGTGCACGTGTGAAAGCGTCGATCATTTCCGCTGTTGTTTTTGGGCGGAATGCGTTGCGTACTTCTGGACGGTTAATCGTAATTTTTGCGATTCCGTTATAGAACTCATACTTAATGTCTTCATAAGTATGTAATGAAGTCCATAGACGTTGCTTTGTCATTTGAGTTGTCCCCCTATTTTGTGCTTAAAAGCAATTAGTTAGTATTAACTTTAGTATAGACAAAAGTTAAATCATTTCCTCTACTATTGTAGCAAACTTTAGCGGATTTTCCACATGAATTGCGTGCCCCACTGCTGGAATTGTAAGATGTTTTGCATGAGTGAGCAAGTTTTGCATCTTTTCGTTCAGTGTGACAAATTTTTCGTCAAGCGCACCTGTAAGTAAAGTTACAGGCATTGGAAGTATGGTTAAATCATCCCAAAGGTTTGGCATGACACCTGTCCCCATACCACGTAAGCTATTTGCTAATCCAATTGCACGCTGCTGTAGACGTTCGGTGCGAATTTCTTGTTGTACATGTTCACTTAGTAATTTTTGTGAGGCAAAGAGTGCAATGTTTTCCCACTTGTCGACAAAGGACTCGATGCCGTTTGCTAGGATTTTTTCAGCTAATGCATCATCCGCCTCTTTACGTGCCGCGCGTTCTTCTTCGGATTTTAACCCTGGTGATGCGCTTTCTAATACTAACTGCTCAACCTTATCCGGATACTTCACCGCATAGCTCAACGCCACACGCCCGCCCATTGAATAACCGAGTAATGTAAACTTCTCTAAATGGAGCTGTTGGAATAATTCGTGCAATGTATCGATTTGATAAGTCATTGAATACACCGCTACGTTTTTAGGAGCTGATGTCTGCCCATGTCCAGTTAAATCAACCAGGATGCAGCGTACCGACTTTGACAGCGCCTTTACAACATGCTGCCATGTTTTCGTACTGCCTGTAAAGCCGTGTAGTAACACGAGCGTTTTCATACCTAGTGGATTCACTTGATCGACAAAAACATCGATTCCGTTTACAGCATATCGAGCCATTGTTCAATCACCTCATTAATGCGTGTCCATAATGCGCGGTGTTCACTGACGTTTTCCTCACGATTTGTAAACACTTCAATTAATTTAAGGGATTGTTGTTTATCGGCTGTAACCGTCGCTAAAAACTGCTCTTTTGTTGTGACGTTTACGTATTCCATGTCATACATTTTGGCCACTTGTTCGAACGTTAATGCTGTTGGTGTACCGAATAACTCCTCGTAATGTGCCTCAATTTTTGCCTGCGGTAAATATGAGAAGATCCCACCACCATCATTGTTTAGCACAACAATGGTTAAATCACAGTCTTGATAACGACTTGCGATAAAGGCATTGGCGTCATGTAAAAACGCTAAATCGCCGATTAATAAATAAGTTTTACGTTCCTTGCGACCGTTACTAAAGCCTAGCGCTGTCGAAGTAACGCCGTCAATGCCGTTCGCACCACGATTGGCAAATACTTGCACATCTCGATTCATCACAGGTAAAAACGTATCGATATCACGAATCGGCATACTGCTGCTGACAAAAACATCCGCGCCTTCTCGTAAATTTTCAAGCATTAATTGGACATAAGCGCCTTCGTCATTCGCTGATTCCCCGTATTTACTAATGACATCCGCTGCTAATAAATCTGCTGTTTTCCAAAACTCAATATAGGCAAGCTCCGTCGCCATCTGACCAAGTTCAATCTCACGTAACCATTCACCTGGTAACGCATGGATAAAGTGAGTTGCAGCATGTGTTGAATCACGGAACATCGGGTCTTCATCAATGACAATATAGTAATGTGGATTTGCCTGTGCGATAAACTGCATTAAAAATTTTGAAACGGGTTGCGCGCCAAAGCGAATGACCGCTTGCGGACGGACGTTGCGTTTAAAGCGTTCGTTTTTCATTAATGCATCATATGTAGTAATCGCAAAAACCTGGCAATCTTCAGGTACTTCGGTACGCAAGTTTGATAGACTCTCGATCATAACGGGCCATTTCAACTCGCGCACAAAATCCCAAAGCGCGGTTGTATCTGTACCAAGTGGTAGCTCTCCAATAACGATAATTCCGTTTTTCGTTTGCGTAATCATCGCCGTTAATTCCGTAAGCGTTTGCTTTGACGGGGTTAAGTTATTGGTAAAGCTTTTCACGAAACTTGTGCGTGGTAGTGTTTCTTTAAAATCAATGACTAACGGCTCGCGGAAAGGAATATTTACATGCACGGGTCCAAATGGTGCTGTTAAGGCAATCGTTACCGCGCGTGCCGTGTGGCGCTCAATATACGGTAGCGTTTGTGGTGCTTCGTCTGGAATTGGAAACTCTGCTGACCATTTCACATGTTCACCGTATAGACGCACTTGATTAATCGTTTGCGGAGCCCCGACTTCACGTAATTCATGTGGACGATCCGCTGTTAACACAATTAATGGCACACGAGCATATTTCGCTTCTACAATTGCTGGATAGTAATTTGCCGCTGCTGTACCGGATGTACAAAGTAGGACAACTGGTTTTGCTGTCGCTTTCGCTAAGCCCAACGCATAAAAGCCAGCCGCGCGCTCATCGACTTGACGATGCACGGCCAACTCCTTCGTTGATGCAAACGCATAAGCAAGCGGTGTTGAACGTGAACCTGGGCTCACAACTACTTGCTCGACTCCTGACGCAACAAGCGATGCGACAATCTTATACACATAATTCGATAACACTTCACGTTCATTCATGTAATTGTCCCCCTAATGCTCGTAACATTGGTCGGAATTTCACGAGCGTTTCTTCGTATTCCGATTGCGCTTCCGAATCGGCAACAATCCCGCCACCTGCATATAAATATGCCTTGTCCTGAACAAGTGCTGCCGAGCGAATCGCTACTGCGAATTCCCCGTTACCATCCGCATCTAACCAACCGACCGGGGCAGCGTACAGCCCACGATTCATCGGCTCGTAGTTACGAATAATCTGCAGCGCATCTTCCCGTGGAACCCCTCCAAGTGCTGGTGTTGGATGTAGATGCTTCACAAGCTGTAAAATCGTTGCTTCCTCATTTAATTGTCCTTCAACCGGTGTGTATAAATGCTGAATATCGCGAATTTTTAATAGCTTCGGTCCAGTTGGTACTTTTACGTCACGACAGTTTTTCTCAAACGTATCCGTAATCATTTCTACCACATAGTGATGCTCACCACGGTTTTTCGCGTCGTTTAATAGGTTACTCCCTAACGCCTCATCCTGCTCTGCCGTTTGTCCACGCTTAATCGAGCCTGCCACACACGATGAAAAAGCACGGCCATTATCAACCTTCACTAAGCGCTCCGGTGATGCCCCGTAAAACAGCATATCGTTATACTCTAAGCCAAATAAAAAGCTTTCCGGCTGCTCATTTGCGACATGCGATAAAATTTGTGGAGATGTAATCGCTTCCTCAAATTGCAATGCTAATGAACGCGCAATGACAACCTTTTGCGCTTCGTTTGCTTTAATTAAACTTGTTACTTGATCGATCGATTGTAAATATTCTTCTTTAAACGGCTCTGCGTAGCTTGTCATCATCGGCTTCGCATACGTTTTCACTTCTTTTACTTGCGTTGCGTGAATCAGTTCATCACGCTCTTTGCGTAATGCTTCAAATGTTTGCGCGCTACTTTCTTCACTCGTAATTAAATTGATCGTCACAAACGCTTGGTCGTTTCGAATGACTAACTGATGCGTTGACACGGTGAAATAGCTCTGCGGAAATTTCGCCCATTCGCCTGTCACTTCATTTTTCGGGTCAAACGTAAAGCCACCAAATAAAATCGGCTGTAGGTGCTGGTCTTCTTGAACGATTTGACTCGTAAGTTGCTTCCACTCTTGCTCTACATGATCAAAGCGCTTAGTGCCTTCATTATTTTCAATTGTATACGCGTGTCCTAAGCCAACTAACGTGAATGTTTTCTCACGGTTTTGCCAAAAATTGCGCTTACCTTTATATTTCGCTTCGCCTGCAGCAAAAAAGGCCAGTGCCGATAAGCGACTAACTTCGATTGTTTCCATATAAAAAATTTGCTTTGAATTCGAACCTACTTCGATTTCAGTGGCGTTGTACCACTTGTGTTGCATGAAAATTCCCTCCGTCATGTTGCAAATTCACTAGTATGATGCAAGTTGCGTTCTGTTTTGGAACACGTTAAATTCTCTAAATATTTGCTCATTTTATTTGCGTTCGTTCTTTAAATAATACCTTTCCTATCATACCATTTTTCAAACAAACGTTACATGTAATCACGCTTGTCTCTGTTCTTTTTGTTGCATTTCCTTTACAATAATGAAAGATTGTTTTCAAGTAAGGAGCGTTTTTTATTATGACAAAAGTCATTGAAGCGGACAAAGGCTTTAAAGTTTGGTGGCATTTAACACGCCCCCATACATTAACAGCTTCATTTGTTCCCGTATTTTTAGGAACAGCGATTGCGTTAGCAGTGGATCACGAAACGATTCATTTCGGATTGTTTTTTGCAATGCTCATCGCCAGTATGCTGATTCAAGCAGCAACGAATATGTTTAATGAATACTACGATTACAAGCGTGGCTTAGACAACGAACATTCAGTTGGCATCGGAGGTACAATCGTTCGTCACGGTGTGGCACCAAAGACAATTATGCTGATTGCATTAGCATTCTACGCCGTTGCCATGCTGCTAGGCGTCTACATTTGTGCGATGTCGTCATGGTGGTTAGTGGCTGTCGGCCTTGTTTGTATGTTAATCGGATATTTATACACAGGTGGGCCCTACCCAATTGCCTATTCGCCGTTTGGGGAAATCGTTTCAGGTGCTGTCATGGGGATGGGAATTGTACTGATTGCCTTCTTCATTCAAACAGGTGAAGTAACAGTTGAAGCGGTACTTATTTCGGTACCGAGTATGATTTTAGTTGGTGCGATTATGTTATCGAACAACATTCGTGACATTATTGGTGATACTGAAGGTGGCCGTAAAACAATGGCAATTTTAGTTGGTCGCCATAACGCAGTATCGGTTTTAGCTGCATTCTTTATCGTTTCGTATGTATGGATTATTGCGTTAGTCGTCTTTACACCACTTACAGTTTGGGCACTACTTGTGTTACTAAGTATTAAAAAGCCAATCGACGCCGTAAAATTATTCCGTGCTAAAGAAAAACCATTAGAAGTAATGCCTGCCATGAAATATACCGCGCAGACAAATACCATTTTTGGTTTCCTATTAGCAATTGGCTTACTAGCTTCATATTTTATCTAACAAACAAAAGCTGTACAAAGCGTATCGATTTACGCCTTGTACAGCTTTTTTAATGTTCTTCATTCACATGGTCAATACATGTTCACCGTCACCTTTTATAGCTTCGCGTACGCAACAATCGCATCATGCAAAAGGCGAGTTGCCCCTTCACCAACCTGGCTATCGTAATACGTTGTAAAGCGGTCATCATACAGATACATTTGCGCTAATCCAACATGTGCTTCCTTCGTATACTTTTTCCAGTAAAAGCTTAACCAGCGTTTGTGCAGTTCTGCTACTTCCATTGCCACTTCACTTGTCGCGTCATTCTCTACTATTGCTTCTTGTAAACGCATAAATAATTGTTGCTCTAACTGTTGTACAGCTTCGTACTGCGCTTCTGTCATGTCCTTTAATTTACCGTAGCCTTCTAGCACTTGCTGTTGGCCGTATTTTTTGCGAATTTCCTCGCCATATTTTTGCTCGTTGTCTTCAATTAACTTATTCTTAAATGCCTCAAATTTTTGTTCGTTTGTCATTGTTGTTTCCCCTTCCATCGTACTAATTGTTTGGTTGATTGTTTGTAGTAAGCCATCTAAATAACTGCGCTTTTGTTCAAGCAACCTTTGTTGATTTTTTAGCGCCTCTTTTACTTCAAAATCAGGATTTTCAAGTAATCCCTTAATTTGCTCTAGCTTAAAATCCAGCGCTCGGTAAAACAAAATTTGCTGCAAGCGGTCAATATCTGCCTGACTGTACTGGCGGTAACCATTTTGTGCGACCATTGAAGGCTTGAGTAATCCGATTTCATCATAATAGCGCAGTGTACGTGCACTGACACCCGATAATTTTACTAATTCATTTATAAGCAATACAATCACCTCTAAGGATTACTATAAAGTGTAACGTAACGTGAAGGTCAACGAAAAAAATAATTTTTATTTGAACTTTTTACCCCATTCAAAACTCTTACTTATAGAGAGGTGAACACGATGACAATTACCAAGCTGGTGAAAAAAGCAAAAAAAGGCCATAAAGATGCCCTCGTACAGCTTATTATGCAAGAACAGCAGCAATTTTACCATTTAGCCTATACGTATGTCGGCAACGAGCATGACGCACTCGATGCCCTTGAACAAATGATTGTTATTTTATACGAAAAAATTCATCAGCTCAAAGACGACACAGCGTTTTATAGCTGGAGCAAAACCATTTTGGTGAATGAATGCCGTGCCATCCTGAAAAAAAAGCACCGCGTCATTTTTATTGAGGATGAAGAATCGATCGAATTAACCGTCAATCCAATCGATCAACTCGATGATGAACTAACGCTCGAACATTATTTAACGATACTATCACCGGTGCATAAAGAAGCGATTCAGCTCAAATATCTACTCGATTACAATTACGAAACAATTGCTGAACTTACGAACGTTTCAATCGGTACCGCCAAAACCCGCGTATTTTATGCACTCAAAAAGCTACGGGCACATTTTGGAGAGGAGAATTTCCATGAATAAATTTGATCAGCAAAAAGCGAAACTAAACGATATCCCAGTACCAGAACAGCTTGAACAACGCTTACACAACGCCTTAGCAAAGCAATCTCAATCTAAAAGAGGGAGCAAAAAAGCCGCTCTTGCCCTACTAGTAACCGCAGCTCTTGCTTTATTATTCATTTCTTTTAATATGAATACATTCGCCTACTACGGCAAAAAACTATTCGGCTATGAACAGCTCATGGATGACACACTCGCAAAGCTAAACGAAACAGGTGCCGGCCAAGTCGTCGATGAGTCTCTCGTATTACAAGATGGAACAACCGTAACTATCGAAGGTGTGCTTTCCGATGCCAATCGCTTTATTATCTATTACAAGGCGCACAATCCGGTAAAATCATTAGAAAATGGTATTACATTTACAAAATTAACTGGTTTTTTAACCAACCATTTGCCAAGCAGCACGTATGTATTAAGCAGTGATCAACATACATTAACGGGTATTGCGAGTTATGATGCCGTTAATCCATTTGCCAAAAAACTCACGGTTTCTTTATATGACGATGCCCATAACGAATATGATTTCACATTCAAATATAACGCGAACGACGCACTCGCACCAACTTTGAAACATACGATTAATGAAAAAATCAAAACGGATATTGGTACGTTCACGATTAAAAAATTAACAACAACAAATGCCTCAACACTCATTACAGGAACTTTCAATAAAACAATCGATCGAACATTTCCAATACCTAGAGATTTTGTATTATACGCAGATGACAAAGCAATCCCAGTAAAAGAAAGCAGTATGCAAAGTTCCTTATTTAGTGGCTACACCATGGATCTATTATTTGACACCATTCCTGCTGACACAAAAAAACTCGAATTAAAGCTCGAGCAATCTTATTCAAAAGAGACAATTGATGTGGCCATTCCATTAAACCCTCTACCTGAAACAATCGTGGGGCCAAAAAACTTACAAATTTTAAATGCTTCTATACAGGATGGCATTACAGAAATTACGATTAGCTCCGAACCAAATGTAATTTTTGATGAGGTATCATTACAAACTCCCGACGGTAAGGTATCGCTTCAAACAACGAAAGGTTTTCACGAAAGCGATGCAGGCTATATCCGTACGTTACAATTTAATACAACAAATGAAGGTACCGATTTGCTTATAAAAAATATGTACTTCC
The sequence above is a segment of the Solibacillus sp. FSL H8-0523 genome. Coding sequences within it:
- the menB gene encoding 1,4-dihydroxy-2-naphthoyl-CoA synthase: MTKQRLWTSLHTYEDIKYEFYNGIAKITINRPEVRNAFRPKTTAEMIDAFTRARDDERIGVIILTGEGEHAFCSGGDQKVRGNGGYVGDDNIPRLNVLDLQTLIRKIPKPVVAMVAGYAIGGGHVLHVVCDLTIAADNARFGQTGPKVGSFDAGYGSGYLARIVGHKKAREIWYLCRQYDAQEALDMGLVNTVVPYAQLEDETVQWCEEMLQMSPTALRFLKAAMNADTDGLAGIQQLAGDATLLYYTTDEAKEGRDAFKEKRQPDFGQFPRFP
- the menD gene encoding 2-succinyl-5-enolpyruvyl-6-hydroxy-3-cyclohexene-1-carboxylic-acid synthase; its protein translation is MNEREVLSNYVYKIVASLVASGVEQVVVSPGSRSTPLAYAFASTKELAVHRQVDERAAGFYALGLAKATAKPVVLLCTSGTAAANYYPAIVEAKYARVPLIVLTADRPHELREVGAPQTINQVRLYGEHVKWSAEFPIPDEAPQTLPYIERHTARAVTIALTAPFGPVHVNIPFREPLVIDFKETLPRTSFVKSFTNNLTPSKQTLTELTAMITQTKNGIIVIGELPLGTDTTALWDFVRELKWPVMIESLSNLRTEVPEDCQVFAITTYDALMKNERFKRNVRPQAVIRFGAQPVSKFLMQFIAQANPHYYIVIDEDPMFRDSTHAATHFIHALPGEWLREIELGQMATELAYIEFWKTADLLAADVISKYGESANDEGAYVQLMLENLREGADVFVSSSMPIRDIDTFLPVMNRDVQVFANRGANGIDGVTSTALGFSNGRKERKTYLLIGDLAFLHDANAFIASRYQDCDLTIVVLNNDGGGIFSYLPQAKIEAHYEELFGTPTALTFEQVAKMYDMEYVNVTTKEQFLATVTADKQQSLKLIEVFTNREENVSEHRALWTRINEVIEQWLDML
- a CDS encoding o-succinylbenzoate--CoA ligase, whose amino-acid sequence is MQPNWIKQRAYLTPNRIAVSFHDEQWTFHELYEKSVIRAYQLNAYELTGKRVAILAPSTPALIEVLYACMQAQCEMVLLNGRLSKQELSYQIADAEVDMILVADSEFGKLAPDDRMLLFSALSDREPKAYEIASEWDDDFALTIMYTSGTTGFPKGVCQTVGNHSASAVSSALNLGLSEQDSWLCTVPIFHISGFSIIVRSLLYGMKIRLYEKFDAKRCAAEIASGSVTKMSVVAVTLENILTQMEEANLTAHKNFTTMLAGGGPVPAAYLHRAQALQLCVAQTYGMTETSSQTTTLTSEDAFRKVGSAGKPLFFNQVRIDEPNVEGIGEILVRGPHVTPRYVGKFKDKPTTRDGWLHTGDIGYLDKQGFLYVVDRRSDLIISGGENIYPAEIENVLLAHEAVKEAGVCGIDDAKWGQVPIGFVVLKGKVSEQQLIDFCKMNLANYKIPKKIHFINNMPRNGSNKLLRRQLKQLIVE
- a CDS encoding 1,4-dihydroxy-2-naphthoate polyprenyltransferase — translated: MTKVIEADKGFKVWWHLTRPHTLTASFVPVFLGTAIALAVDHETIHFGLFFAMLIASMLIQAATNMFNEYYDYKRGLDNEHSVGIGGTIVRHGVAPKTIMLIALAFYAVAMLLGVYICAMSSWWLVAVGLVCMLIGYLYTGGPYPIAYSPFGEIVSGAVMGMGIVLIAFFIQTGEVTVEAVLISVPSMILVGAIMLSNNIRDIIGDTEGGRKTMAILVGRHNAVSVLAAFFIVSYVWIIALVVFTPLTVWALLVLLSIKKPIDAVKLFRAKEKPLEVMPAMKYTAQTNTIFGFLLAIGLLASYFI
- a CDS encoding DUF4179 domain-containing protein gives rise to the protein MNKFDQQKAKLNDIPVPEQLEQRLHNALAKQSQSKRGSKKAALALLVTAALALLFISFNMNTFAYYGKKLFGYEQLMDDTLAKLNETGAGQVVDESLVLQDGTTVTIEGVLSDANRFIIYYKAHNPVKSLENGITFTKLTGFLTNHLPSSTYVLSSDQHTLTGIASYDAVNPFAKKLTVSLYDDAHNEYDFTFKYNANDALAPTLKHTINEKIKTDIGTFTIKKLTTTNASTLITGTFNKTIDRTFPIPRDFVLYADDKAIPVKESSMQSSLFSGYTMDLLFDTIPADTKKLELKLEQSYSKETIDVAIPLNPLPETIVGPKNLQILNASIQDGITEITISSEPNVIFDEVSLQTPDGKVSLQTTKGFHESDAGYIRTLQFNTTNEGTDLLIKNMYFLEMQTDTITILD
- a CDS encoding sigma-70 family RNA polymerase sigma factor — encoded protein: MTITKLVKKAKKGHKDALVQLIMQEQQQFYHLAYTYVGNEHDALDALEQMIVILYEKIHQLKDDTAFYSWSKTILVNECRAILKKKHRVIFIEDEESIELTVNPIDQLDDELTLEHYLTILSPVHKEAIQLKYLLDYNYETIAELTNVSIGTAKTRVFYALKKLRAHFGEENFHE
- a CDS encoding transglutaminase domain-containing protein encodes the protein MQKLFTSFLIVVLLFSMLPTTGSAPTSANSVSTEKTLTNDIFQQLSNFNTDFILTYEGDFSKIKTVVQNALNHIQKNEQYVYENISKWQLAMTYTGTSGTLTFKIIYLTDKKKEDHVTAEVKKILPKIIKKNATQIDKIKAVHDYIVLNSSYSSKTKNSQYITYTLLTEKKGVCQAYALLMLKMFEELKIEAKYVKGYSNNERHAWILAKVDKEWYHIDPTWNDPIGNKADEVRYKYFMLTDKQIAATHSWVKAEYPVAKSEKYKSFHIATQAFTKKNELFYMNEKDKKYYQMNLKTLKVKSITAKQYQQSKKA
- a CDS encoding MerR family transcriptional regulator, which gives rise to MIVLLINELVKLSGVSARTLRYYDEIGLLKPSMVAQNGYRQYSQADIDRLQQILFYRALDFKLEQIKGLLENPDFEVKEALKNQQRLLEQKRSYLDGLLQTINQTISTMEGETTMTNEQKFEAFKNKLIEDNEQKYGEEIRKKYGQQQVLEGYGKLKDMTEAQYEAVQQLEQQLFMRLQEAIVENDATSEVAMEVAELHKRWLSFYWKKYTKEAHVGLAQMYLYDDRFTTYYDSQVGEGATRLLHDAIVAYAKL
- the menH gene encoding 2-succinyl-6-hydroxy-2,4-cyclohexadiene-1-carboxylate synthase; its protein translation is MARYAVNGIDVFVDQVNPLGMKTLVLLHGFTGSTKTWQHVVKALSKSVRCILVDLTGHGQTSAPKNVAVYSMTYQIDTLHELFQQLHLEKFTLLGYSMGGRVALSYAVKYPDKVEQLVLESASPGLKSEEERAARKEADDALAEKILANGIESFVDKWENIALFASQKLLSEHVQQEIRTERLQQRAIGLANSLRGMGTGVMPNLWDDLTILPMPVTLLTGALDEKFVTLNEKMQNLLTHAKHLTIPAVGHAIHVENPLKFATIVEEMI
- a CDS encoding isochorismate synthase codes for the protein MQHKWYNATEIEVGSNSKQIFYMETIEVSRLSALAFFAAGEAKYKGKRNFWQNREKTFTLVGLGHAYTIENNEGTKRFDHVEQEWKQLTSQIVQEDQHLQPILFGGFTFDPKNEVTGEWAKFPQSYFTVSTHQLVIRNDQAFVTINLITSEESSAQTFEALRKERDELIHATQVKEVKTYAKPMMTSYAEPFKEEYLQSIDQVTSLIKANEAQKVVIARSLALQFEEAITSPQILSHVANEQPESFLFGLEYNDMLFYGASPERLVKVDNGRAFSSCVAGSIKRGQTAEQDEALGSNLLNDAKNRGEHHYVVEMITDTFEKNCRDVKVPTGPKLLKIRDIQHLYTPVEGQLNEEATILQLVKHLHPTPALGGVPREDALQIIRNYEPMNRGLYAAPVGWLDADGNGEFAVAIRSAALVQDKAYLYAGGGIVADSEAQSEYEETLVKFRPMLRALGGQLHE